aaaTATAAAAGACTGATCATGACAGGGTTCTCTGCGGATGATTATATGTGTTGTTTATGACAcagtgtctttgttttaaaaaacaaatgaagctCCCACAGTATATAGTGGACATAAAACCTAACAGCAATTAGCacgaatttaaataaaaaaaacacaagtaatgCATATTTCAGTTGCaaagattaaaatatatttgcttaTATTAAAGTATATGTAATGCTAATGAAGAGGGAATAAACCCTGTGTCGAATTTCCATGTAcgtttatttccattttatgatGCTTTGTAGTActacttcattacatttatctgacatcTCAATAAGTTAGTAACCTTGCAGGTTAAGATTACATATTTGACggatttataaaatatgatctACATTAAACTACTAGTCTATGTATCGGTCAAAGTGCTCAACAGTATACAGGAGTTTATACTAGCTCCACTTAAGTTTGACCAGctgcaatataaaaatgtttaagtaaTAATAGCAACTCGATACTAcaatattaaatgataaaacaacGACAGGGGCCATTCTGCATACAATGGATATGCCTACTTTTACTTCTTCCACTACTTGAGATTAAGATTAAAAAAGCCTTTGGTTTGGTTAATAGCAGCGAGTCAGCaagtaaatatgtaaacataaaTCTGATTAAGTAATGATACTAAGTGTTCTTTATCAATATGGAAACGTAATGTAATACAATGGTATAGTTGTATATGTAGAATAGATGTTGTAAGACAGTATAAAATATTACCATAACTTAGTCTGGTGCAGTATAGTATGGGATAAATAAGATATAGCATAAGGCTGGATATGAtgatggtaataataataataataccaacatacagtatattattattattattattattattattattattataatcatcactcatattatgattattataacaattatcatttttattaaattgtaaaaCATAATATTATGCATGTTATACTATAGTCATTATAACATTGCACGTTATACTAACACAAAACAGTCCCTCTAAATTCTAAGTCtggattcattttaatttaagtgtcagggtatataaatatattataatgtgaatttattttgCACACATCGACTCCTCCCGTCAGGCCCATGTGGACTGACCGGAGCTCTTCAGCAGAGCTTCCTCTGTTCCTTCTGAattatttcacatgttttgaAGGATGAGCACGATCGCATCCCCATTCTCTGGACTCCATTACTTCTGTCTGCAACTCGCGCGCGTATTTTGCGGCCGACTCCCTTAATCGTATATTGTGAAAGATGGATCACTCGGTAGTTGGAAAATTAACCTTTATGTTCTTgcactagattttttttttcagagtcaTATACAGAAGAATAAACCCACAACTCATATGGCGTCTGATGGACCTAACACAAGAAGCCACCTTTAAGATAAGTTTgacttgtgatttttttaagttttcatttctgtaaatgttctCTCTTTTAATGCCGTTCAGTGTTTCACTACCGACATGTACGGGAATGAATATGAAATCAATTTACTATATTCTGTGTTATATTTAGTTTCTGAAAACCATTAAATTAAAAGATCTTTAGTCTAGAAAGTATCAGAGTTTGCCTTCATAAACCACCATGgttacacaacaacattacTATTTTAATGCAGATCAGTAGTTTTTACTGTAGCTCAAGTCTTTTATGGAAAAGTCAAAGTCTCATACTAGTTATGACGAGAACAAGtaaagtctcaagtctttgaggtCCATTCAAGTTTAAGTCACAAATGTTAAGCAGAATGCAATCAGCAAAAGTCTTTAAGGTCTCTGACTGAATGACCATAAAATAAATTCAGGGTTTAGTTACTGTTATTGCGTGTTACATAACAAAGACATTTCAATGCATTAAATGAGCTATTCTTGTGTCTGCCTGTTTCTGTCTAATTTAGGTGTTCTTTATTGTTGTTAGATCCAAATTCAAGAGTTCATTTTCAGGTCCCATGTCATCAAGAAGTGGGAATCTCAAGTCTTAAATTTAGCAAGTCCACATGTTTGTGACTCAAGTCCAAGTCTGCTGCAGCTTTATGTGCAGGGTACCAACCCACATCTGGCTGGGACCCTGAAGCACTACTGCCCAGATGTAGGCCTACAACTTAACATGGTTGATCTGTGGATATGCTGCCTCCATggattagtttagtttagtttagtttatttgcacaattgaaaaatatattaaaaaaaacacaacattgataaatgatattacagtgcaggaagaggcagaaagcccactgggcttatttgaagcctccacctatataatattttaaaaaatcacaatactataacgaatacaaaaagaaaatagatatggtatgaaatattgttgaaaaagcatttttacaaaatatgatttataataatcataataatacattataaacaacaagaaaacaaaggggaaaaaatgcaatCATTGATTGATTTACAATAGAGCTTGAAACCTGATACACAAAACTCCTCAAAGCCTTGATTAACTGTAAATGTTTAGTGGTTATTTCATCTATAGCTAGAGAGCTTCTGATGCTTTTCCGTGGACGTTTTGGTTTcagcaaacagagacagagtgagagctCCTCGCTCGGGTCTCATCTCTTCGCTGCTTCCTTTCTCTTTGCATTGACTGTGCGAGAAAAGTTTAGTTAGCCTCGCAGTCTGTGCATTTATATTTCAGCAGTAATATCAGAGCAGCATGGCGGACTCTCAGGAGGACAAGCTGTACAAAGCGGAGTATGCAAAGAGCGGCCGCGCATCGTGCAAGAAATGCAAAGAGAACATCGCTAAAGACTCTCTGAGGATGGCCATCATGGTGCAGGTAACGAGGCGACGTCTGCAGACAGCCCATCCGGGGAAACATGCTCGGTAGCCGGCCTGCTGCCAGAGCGCCAGCGTCTGCAACCTCAGCTGGTTTATTCTGCGAAGATGAGGCTATATTTATGATTTGACGAGAGAGtgaaattgtgtatttttatagCGTGGTTTCAGTTTTGTTAGGCGAGGCCTTCTTCAGCATTGTCTGGTGAATGTCGCTCACAAAGAGCCGCTGAGCATGTCTTAATGTCGGACTCTTTTTCGTGCAGTCACGCACCCTGCCTCATCCGTGattcattttgtatgttttcatatatttcacGACAGCTGCACAATGGCCTGTGTGACCATCTACCACAAATCACAGCAGCAGTATTATAAATACACTGCAAAGTCTGCCTGCTGCGACAcagataattaattaattaacttaagaggctaacatttttttattcatggcCTGTGGAGCAGCTCCAGATCCTCAATCACTTTACTTTTAAAGGCCAGCCAAGTCTGCAGGGGCACATGCTCATCACTTTTTATGCctattacatttaaagtcatttaaataagccatttcatttgaaacaataataataataataataatcaaaacttGGCCACACATGTACTATCTGTTGCAGTATTTCCATTCTCCCTGGTTGTAGTAGTTGTTTATTGTGTCCTGGAACTACaagatgcaacaaaaaaaaatagcatcacTTTATGGTGAAATATTTGTCCTTATCCTCCCAACAAACAAGATCATCACTGGTTGACTTTGAAcgtattgtgtttgttttgtcctgCAGTCCCCCATGTTTGATGGGAAAGTCCCCCACTGGCATCACTTCTCCTGCTTCTGGCTGCGAGCAGCGGCTCAGTCGACTGCTGACATTTCTGGGTATTCTGACCTCCGCTGGGACGACCAGGAGAAGGTCAAGAAGGCCATTGAGAGTGGCGGAGCGGCTGGAGGTCAGTACTCGACTTTATGCATTTAACGTATATTTTAATGgattgtttaaatattacatttccaCACACAAGATGTACGGACTGTTTGTCCCAGTTTGGCTTCATCGAGATGATTTAATGTCATCTCAAGCCTCTGGCTCCTTAGTGGAGCAGCTTACTTCATCTTTTCTATTAAGGTTGATTGACAAACAAAGcttattacatttatacataGAAGGGCTTTTATTCAGTGGCTTAGTAAACATTGTTCTGTCAAATAAGTTTGCGTACATCTTTTCAGTGATAAAAGTAGTGCAATCAGTTATCAGCAGTTATAGAAAACACAGGCTTCTAGAAAATACATGAAGCATCTCTGTAGATTAGTTTTgacatatattatacaatatctGTACAATTACTGCCTGTGATGTGTTAAAACGAATATTCTGTTAATGTATTTGTCCtggtaaatatattttttcttcgAAATCTTGCATAAAATAAGctaaactttattatattcatcatAAAAATACAGGTAAATACAagaaatttgacctctgcatttaacccaggCTAAGCATTTTAGGAGCATGTTTAGGAGGCTTCtttgggttcagtgtcttgctcaaggacacttagtcacacagacagaaggagcGGGGGTTTGACCGCCATCCTTGTTTAAAGCACAACCCGCTCTAAGCCATCCGAGACACAGCCACCCCTagataaacaataacaaatatttaaataatgataaagtCATATATTTTACTCGATTACTCTTGTTTCACTCGGAAATACAAATTGGATAACTTCCTTCTTGCAGGAAAAGGGGACCAGAAGGGTGGAGCTAAAGGACTGAAGACACTGAATGACTTTGCGGTTGAATATGCAAAGTCCAACCGCAGCACATGCAAAGGTTGTGatcagaaaatagaaaaggtGAGCAGCTACTTGTATTTGCACAAAGGGAAAACTGTTACGAATGCTTTAATTTTATTCAATATGACATATGTATGAGATATCATGTACGTTTGTTTAAGTGGGATTGTTCCCTTGGGGTTCAGAGTCTATGATTCTCTCCTTTCAGGATCAGATCCGTGTATCCAAGAAATCTGTGGACCCGGAGAAGCCCCAACTGGGTCTGATCGACCGCTGGTACCACACGGCGTGTTTTGTGAGCCGCAGGGAGGAACTGGTCTTCAAGCCTGAGTACAACGCCGCCCAGCTGAAGGGTTTCAACTCACTGCGGGAAGAAGACAAGGGGGAACTGAAGAAGAGGCTCCCTGTTGTCAAAACTGAAGGGTGAGTCAAAGAAGAAGGGTTAATGTTATTTGGTGCAGGTTTGGATACTTAAAATGTGACATACAGTGTTCAGTGTTTCAGCGCCGGCGTGCGTATCGTGGTGCCGCCGCCGCCTCTCAATCATCACCGCTGAGTTCATTGAAAGCCTCTCTCACTCTCAACGTCCTGCAGCACATGAAAATGGCCTTGAAGGTGTCTCTGAAAGGCGTCATCGTGTACGCATACAGGAAAGGGTTGACAGCAGAGTTGGCATGTGACAGGATGATGGCGGCGAGAAGCAGCTCCAGCGGCACGGGGCAGTTTGGGCAGAGAAGCAGGAAGCAGTTGATTATGTGGAGGGGCATCCAGCAGCtggtgaagaggaagagaaccaGGAAGAGCGAGGTGGccgtcttcatctctctgcgCATGCTGGCCGCAGCCTTCATCTGCCCCTCCCCTCTGCCGCTTTGCTCCGAGGCGATGCGCTTCACCTGCCGGTGGACTGCGATAAAGATTTTGGCGTAGATGAGAAACATGATCACCAACGGGGCCAGAACACATGCGAAGAAGTTGAAATAGACCATGTAGGTCATGTCCACCACCAAGACGAAGAAACAGTAGCCTGAATCAGGTGGGGTCTTGTGCCAGCCCATCAGAGGCACGAGCCCGATGAGAAAGGCCAGCAGCCACGTGGTCAGGATCACCAACAAGGCGTTACGAGGCGTCATCAAGACCTGGTAGCGGAAGGGCATGAATATAGCCACGTAGCGCTCCACGGCCACCGCCAGCAGGCTGAAGATGGAGCTCTGGGTGAGCATTATCAGAACGCTCAGCATGAGCAGACACAGGTAGAGATTGTGACGCGGTAAACCGACGTCAGTCAGGATGGCGCAGGGGATGGCGACCGCGCCCACACAGACGTCAGCGACCGCAAGCGACACCAGGAAGTAGTTGGTGACGGTGCGTAGCTTGCGGTTGAGGCCCACGGCGGCACAGACCAGGAGATTGCCGATTGCCGAGAGCAAGGCGATGATGAGCTCCGCCGCCATGTAGGCCACATTTGGGGAAATCACCAGGTCAGCGGGCGGAGGggaaggaagggggaggaggaggaggaggtgttcgAGGTGTTCGAGGAGGATGGAGTTGAGGACGTCTGGAAAGGAGAAGACGGACGGGATGAGTTTATAGTTTGGTGGAGAGTGTAGAGGTTCAACAGTGCAGTGCTGTTCTCCATGGTtgaccctaaaaaaaaaaaaaaattagattcAAGTTAGAAGTCAAGTTTAACTGCTCAGTCGGGCGATGAAATACAAGAAAGCAAACTAAAGTTACTCACCAATCAGCAGGATAGCTCTTCTTAAAATGTCATCGTTGTTTGGACTTCAGCCAtcctgatgacacacacacacacacacacacacacacacacacacacacacacacacacacacacacacacacacacacacacacacacacacacacacacacacacttatcctCACATTAAACATCCCATGCACACTTCTGTTTGAACAAATCTGAAGATGCTCCTTTTTTATAGAAGTCCCTTCTTCCCTCTTGGCATCAGTAGTTGTCTGATAAGGGAtggttgtcttgtttttttttttgcgcaaTGAAGGATCAGATGGAGACCAGCTGCTACTGGATGGTCATTAACTGGTGcctgtgtgctggtgtgtgtgtgtctggtctcATGGGGAGGCTAATGAATATTTCTTGTCAGGGCAAGGTGGATGATATCAGCATTGACACCTGGGAATGTGGAGACATGTACCtgcttgtgtgtgggtgtctaTTAACTGATGGGGCCCTAATGAATTTCTCCTAATGAATAGAGGTGTCACAATCAGGCTTGTTTGTTCCAGTATCCCTTTTGGCCTCATTTAGGAAGttcatttggatgtttttttaatcctctttttttttcttttttttttctttttctttttttgtccatgctgaataattaaaaaaacaaaacaacaaaagttttGAGGAAAAACTTTTTGGAACTTCTGTTTGCTCTTCCAGGAAGCGTAAAGCTGATGAGGTGGATGGAgcatcaaagaaacaaaagaaagaggaagaggatgagaagaagaagctggACGAGCAGTTGAAGGTAGCTTGTTCTCCATTTTATATCGTATTTTGCAGAAAAGATCACATTCTGTTTGGTGACCATGTTTTTaatatgctgcttttttttttttgtgcatctgCAGAACCAAAGCACGCTAGTTTGGGGAATCAAGGACAAGCTGAAGAAGTTTTGTTCAACCAATGATATGAAAGAGCTGCTGATTGCAAATGGCCAAGAGGTTCCCTCTGGAGAATCAAA
This window of the Anoplopoma fimbria isolate UVic2021 breed Golden Eagle Sablefish chromosome 18, Afim_UVic_2022, whole genome shotgun sequence genome carries:
- the LOC129107029 gene encoding adenosine receptor A1-like; amino-acid sequence: MGCLMVNHGEQHCTVEPLHSPPNYKLIPSVFSFPDVLNSILLEHLEHLLLLLPLPSPPPADLVISPNVAYMAAELIIALLSAIGNLLVCAAVGLNRKLRTVTNYFLVSLAVADVCVGAVAIPCAILTDVGLPRHNLYLCLLMLSVLIMLTQSSIFSLLAVAVERYVAIFMPFRYQVLMTPRNALLVILTTWLLAFLIGLVPLMGWHKTPPDSGYCFFVLVVDMTYMVYFNFFACVLAPLVIMFLIYAKIFIAVHRQVKRIASEQSGRGEGQMKAAASMRREMKTATSLFLVLFLFTSCWMPLHIINCFLLLCPNCPVPLELLLAAIILSHANSAVNPFLYAYTMTPFRDTFKAIFMCCRTLRVREAFNELSGDD